In a genomic window of Akkermansia massiliensis:
- a CDS encoding sulfatase: protein MKTFRIAFSLIPFLLGSALSASAAPSNAPRAEAQKRPNIILFLVDDMGWQDTSLPFWREADGTPKPTFLNKRYRTPNMEALGKQGMVFTNAYAQPICSPSRCSLISGMNSARHRVTNWTLLRDQTTDAGHKALKAPADWSINGVQPLGTKSSGTTLLPLTEEKIQYKMEKPFTPVLGLPALLKKQGYTTIHCGKAHFGSKNTPGANPKLFGFDYNIAGTEIGGPADYRGSQKYGTGNFHVRGLDENNYYENDVFLTEALTQEVLKRLDAIRNNPKEADKPFYLYMSHYAIHAPFDMRGYDKRFAEDYSNPNDGHNWSDNEKRYSALIQGMDKSLGDIRQYLEKNNLDKNTVIIFMADNGGLAISGRMGNKESNYPLSFGKGSNREGGIREPMIVYWPGVTKPESVCTTPVIIEDFFPTILEMAGAKKIQAPQVVDGKSFVTLLKGGKMNPNRPLLFHTPNVWGEGNGNNSLYSPSTAMRQGDWKLIYWHPTQKFELFNIKEDISEEHNLAERHPDRVKAMAKTMTALLKDRKAQMPTYKKDNPAGAREGSPVPWPDQAAARL, encoded by the coding sequence ATGAAAACTTTCCGCATTGCATTTTCTCTCATCCCGTTCCTGCTGGGAAGCGCCCTGTCCGCTTCCGCAGCACCCTCAAACGCGCCCCGCGCGGAAGCCCAGAAGCGCCCCAACATCATCCTTTTCCTGGTGGACGACATGGGCTGGCAGGATACATCCCTGCCCTTCTGGAGGGAAGCGGACGGCACGCCCAAGCCCACCTTCCTGAACAAGCGCTACCGCACGCCCAACATGGAGGCCCTGGGCAAGCAGGGCATGGTCTTCACGAACGCCTATGCGCAGCCCATCTGTTCCCCCAGCCGGTGCAGCCTCATCTCCGGCATGAACTCCGCCCGGCACCGCGTCACCAACTGGACGCTCCTGCGGGACCAGACCACGGATGCCGGCCACAAGGCGCTCAAAGCTCCTGCGGACTGGAGCATCAACGGCGTGCAGCCGCTGGGCACCAAATCTTCCGGCACCACCCTTCTCCCCCTGACGGAAGAGAAAATCCAGTACAAGATGGAAAAGCCCTTTACCCCGGTGCTGGGGCTGCCCGCCCTGCTCAAAAAACAGGGCTATACCACCATCCACTGCGGGAAGGCCCACTTTGGCTCCAAAAATACCCCGGGGGCCAATCCCAAACTCTTCGGCTTTGACTACAACATCGCCGGCACGGAAATCGGCGGCCCGGCGGACTACCGGGGCTCCCAGAAATACGGCACGGGTAACTTCCACGTCCGCGGCCTGGATGAGAACAACTATTATGAAAACGACGTCTTCCTGACAGAGGCCCTGACGCAGGAGGTGCTGAAACGCCTGGACGCCATCAGGAACAACCCCAAGGAGGCGGACAAGCCCTTCTACCTGTACATGTCCCATTACGCCATCCACGCCCCCTTCGACATGCGCGGCTATGACAAGCGCTTTGCGGAAGACTACTCCAACCCGAACGACGGCCACAACTGGTCCGATAACGAAAAACGCTACTCCGCCCTGATCCAGGGGATGGACAAGAGCCTGGGCGACATCCGGCAGTACCTGGAAAAGAACAATCTGGATAAAAACACCGTCATCATCTTCATGGCGGACAACGGCGGCCTCGCCATCAGCGGGCGCATGGGCAACAAGGAATCCAACTACCCGCTGAGCTTCGGCAAGGGCTCCAACCGGGAAGGCGGCATCCGGGAGCCGATGATCGTTTACTGGCCCGGAGTCACCAAGCCGGAAAGCGTCTGCACCACTCCCGTCATCATTGAAGACTTCTTCCCGACCATTCTGGAAATGGCGGGAGCCAAAAAAATCCAGGCTCCGCAGGTCGTGGATGGCAAAAGCTTCGTCACCCTGCTGAAGGGCGGCAAAATGAACCCCAACCGCCCCCTGCTCTTCCATACGCCCAACGTCTGGGGGGAGGGGAACGGCAACAACTCGCTTTATTCCCCCAGCACGGCCATGCGCCAGGGGGACTGGAAGCTGATTTACTGGCACCCCACCCAGAAGTTCGAACTCTTCAACATCAAGGAAGACATCAGCGAGGAGCACAACCTGGCGGAACGGCATCCGGACCGCGTGAAAGCCATGGCAAAAACCATGACCGCCCTGCTCAAGGACCGCAAGGCCCAGATGCCCACCTACAAGAAAGACAACCCCGCCGGAGCCCGGGAAGGCTCCCCCGTGCCGTGGCCGGACCAGGCGGCGGCCAGGCTGTAA
- the ptsP gene encoding phosphoenolpyruvate--protein phosphotransferase produces MIQEPISTEETWLQGIPVSPGIALGKIKIQISGSKEPVAYEISPEEVDAELVRFHQALQTTADQIRTLRERMIQISGEKDASIFDAHILLLQDKVILQQVQTELLKRLQNVEHIFYVVMQNYMEVLRRVDDPYLRAKTADMEDVMQRVINNLRSTEPLEDEEEAEEAQVLVAYDLTPSDTAAMDASLIHGFATEIGSSVSHTAILARSMGIPAVVGLDQALLRVESHAPAILDGYKGVLILKPTQETVEYYNRLQVEKEKAYKALEALRDLPTITRDGRNIRLSVNVEFPHEYSGIKEVGAEGVGLFRTEFFLLGNPAGMPDEEEQTRYYKKLAEGCAPHGVIFRTLDSGGDKLPCERLCTPEPNPFLGWRGIRVSLSRPELFKQQLRAILRACADTPGCGIMFPMISGYTEVVTAKHILQECREELEKKNVPYARDLKVGIMIEVPSAAIMTDVLAREVDFFSVGTNDLTQYTIAVDRVNNRVANMFRPTHPAVVRIIGMTITAGERENVPTAICGEMAGDITLLPLLIGLGATSMSVGVHLVPIIRYAIRNLDYGQCRDMAQKALQAPNSRTIVDLSTALARKSYPALFE; encoded by the coding sequence ATGATTCAGGAACCCATTTCCACGGAAGAAACCTGGCTTCAGGGCATTCCCGTTTCCCCCGGCATCGCCCTGGGCAAGATCAAAATTCAGATCAGCGGTTCCAAGGAACCCGTGGCGTATGAAATTTCCCCGGAGGAGGTGGATGCCGAATTGGTGCGCTTCCACCAGGCGCTGCAAACCACCGCGGATCAGATCCGGACGCTGCGTGAGCGCATGATCCAGATATCCGGGGAAAAGGACGCCTCCATCTTTGACGCCCACATCCTTCTTCTTCAGGACAAGGTCATCCTCCAGCAGGTTCAGACGGAGCTGCTCAAGCGCCTCCAGAACGTGGAGCACATCTTTTATGTGGTCATGCAGAACTACATGGAAGTCCTGCGCCGCGTGGACGACCCCTACCTGCGCGCCAAGACCGCGGACATGGAGGACGTCATGCAGCGGGTCATCAACAACCTCCGCAGCACGGAACCCCTGGAAGACGAGGAAGAGGCGGAGGAAGCCCAGGTGCTGGTGGCCTATGACCTGACCCCTTCCGACACGGCGGCCATGGACGCCAGCCTGATTCACGGCTTTGCCACGGAAATAGGCTCCTCCGTTTCCCACACCGCCATCCTCGCCCGCTCCATGGGCATTCCCGCCGTCGTTGGACTGGACCAGGCCCTCCTGCGGGTGGAAAGCCACGCCCCCGCCATCCTGGACGGCTACAAGGGAGTGCTCATCCTGAAGCCCACGCAGGAGACGGTGGAGTACTACAACCGCCTCCAGGTGGAAAAGGAAAAGGCCTACAAGGCGCTGGAAGCGCTGCGGGACCTGCCTACCATCACCAGGGACGGCCGCAACATCCGCCTTTCCGTCAACGTGGAATTCCCCCATGAATACTCCGGCATCAAGGAGGTGGGGGCGGAAGGCGTGGGACTCTTCCGCACGGAATTCTTCCTGCTGGGCAATCCAGCCGGCATGCCGGACGAGGAGGAACAGACACGCTACTACAAGAAGCTGGCGGAAGGCTGCGCGCCCCACGGCGTCATCTTCCGCACGCTGGACTCCGGCGGCGACAAGCTGCCGTGCGAACGGCTCTGTACGCCGGAACCTAATCCCTTCCTGGGCTGGCGCGGCATCCGCGTCTCCCTCAGCCGTCCGGAGCTCTTCAAGCAGCAGCTCCGCGCCATTCTCCGCGCCTGCGCGGACACGCCCGGCTGCGGCATCATGTTCCCGATGATCTCCGGCTATACGGAGGTGGTCACCGCCAAGCACATCCTTCAGGAATGCCGGGAGGAACTGGAAAAGAAAAACGTTCCCTACGCGCGGGACCTGAAGGTGGGCATCATGATTGAAGTGCCCAGCGCCGCCATCATGACGGACGTGCTCGCCCGGGAGGTGGACTTCTTCTCCGTAGGCACGAACGACCTCACGCAGTACACCATCGCCGTGGACAGGGTCAACAACCGCGTCGCCAACATGTTCCGCCCCACGCACCCCGCCGTGGTGCGCATCATCGGCATGACGATCACCGCCGGAGAACGGGAAAACGTCCCCACGGCCATCTGCGGGGAAATGGCGGGGGACATCACCCTGCTTCCCCTGCTGATCGGGCTGGGCGCCACCTCCATGTCCGTGGGCGTGCATCTGGTCCCCATCATCCGGTACGCCATCCGCAACCTGGACTACGGCCAGTGCCGGGACATGGCGCAGAAGGCGCTTCAGGCGCCCAACAGCAGGACCATCGTGGACCTGAGCACGGCTCTGGCACGGAAATCCTATCCGGCCCTGTTTGAATAA
- a CDS encoding HPr family phosphocarrier protein gives MVTKELTIINKLGIHARPAAQFVKLASKFDADIVVEKDGEEVDGKSILGLMMLAVGHGSKITITAEGKDEQEALNALEDLISRKFEED, from the coding sequence ATGGTTACCAAGGAACTCACCATCATCAACAAACTCGGCATTCACGCGCGTCCGGCTGCTCAATTCGTCAAACTGGCCAGTAAATTTGATGCAGACATTGTCGTGGAGAAGGATGGCGAGGAAGTTGATGGAAAGAGTATTCTGGGCTTGATGATGCTGGCGGTAGGCCACGGCTCCAAGATCACCATCACGGCGGAAGGAAAGGATGAGCAGGAAGCGTTGAACGCGCTGGAAGACCTGATTTCCCGCAAGTTTGAAGAAGATTGA
- the hprK gene encoding HPr(Ser) kinase/phosphatase — protein sequence MFSKSKVKKVDFVTLSKFYGKYKEALQLELINSPAGLSRHICEPALNRPGLAIAGFYSYFANKRIQVFGSAELAYLQKLPEGMRKSRIQRMFRCEVPGIVFSRDQDPPQEIVELADEAGVCVFRTSLVTMKFVNSATIILENEFAESLTLHGCMVDVRGVGVLIRGKSGVGKSETALGLIERGAALVADDMVYVRNVGGELVASAPEMSRGFMEVRGLGIVNITTLFGLKSIRHNKRLDLIVTLIPAKDQEALDRLGLEREGLDVLGEKVLHVQLSVAPGRDIARLVEVAAMDYHLKDMGIDMAGEFNRRLMSNFQPPENQD from the coding sequence ATGTTCAGCAAATCCAAAGTGAAGAAAGTGGATTTCGTCACCCTGTCCAAATTTTACGGCAAATACAAGGAAGCCCTCCAACTGGAGCTCATCAACAGCCCCGCCGGCCTCAGCCGCCACATTTGCGAACCCGCCCTCAACCGCCCCGGGCTGGCGATCGCCGGCTTTTACTCCTACTTTGCCAACAAGCGTATCCAGGTCTTCGGCTCCGCGGAGCTGGCCTACCTTCAAAAACTGCCGGAGGGCATGCGCAAATCCCGCATCCAGCGCATGTTCCGGTGCGAGGTGCCGGGCATCGTCTTCTCCCGTGACCAGGACCCGCCCCAGGAAATCGTGGAGCTGGCGGACGAGGCCGGCGTCTGCGTCTTCCGCACGAGCCTGGTGACCATGAAATTCGTCAACTCCGCCACTATCATTCTGGAAAACGAATTCGCGGAAAGCCTCACCCTGCACGGCTGCATGGTGGACGTGCGCGGCGTGGGCGTCCTCATCCGCGGCAAGAGCGGCGTGGGCAAGAGTGAAACGGCCCTGGGCCTGATTGAACGCGGGGCGGCCCTAGTGGCGGACGACATGGTGTACGTGCGCAACGTGGGCGGAGAACTGGTGGCCAGCGCGCCGGAGATGAGCCGCGGCTTCATGGAAGTGCGCGGGCTGGGCATCGTCAACATCACCACCCTCTTCGGCCTCAAATCCATCCGCCACAACAAGCGGCTGGACCTCATCGTCACCCTCATTCCCGCCAAGGACCAGGAAGCGCTGGACAGGCTGGGGCTGGAAAGGGAGGGCCTGGACGTTCTCGGGGAAAAAGTGCTCCACGTGCAGCTCTCCGTAGCCCCCGGCAGGGACATCGCCCGCCTGGTGGAAGTGGCCGCCATGGACTACCATCTCAAGGACATGGGCATCGACATGGCCGGGGAGTTCAACCGCCGCCTCATGTCAAACTTCCAGCCCCCTGAAAACCAGGACTGA
- a CDS encoding dipeptidase — protein sequence MNRLDQLATLLRFPSISAQKEHAQDVSDCADWLVDKLSGMGLEAAAHKTRLHPIVMARSPREEGKPTVLIYGHYDVQPVDPVELWESDPFEPEVRDGKIYARGATDNKGQLFAHILGVEELLRQNGGHLPVNVIFLLEGEEEVGSGSLSQFIKDHRDELACDVIVVSDTGMAAPDTPTFSYGLRGLAGAEIIVKGPSADLHSGVFGGAVANPIAALAEIITSFHDEDGRVAVRGFYDGVEPIATWERSMWATVPGMSNEELAKLTGVETVVTESGFTGAECIFARPTLEINGIGGGYQGEGSKTIIPSHAFAKISCRLVPGQQPEKIETLLEEHVKSHVPRGVTVEFKRGHGGNAYVCDPNSEFGLAAQQALEEAFGRKPVLVREGGSIPIIEEMKRVLGADALMLGMCLPDARIHSPNENFPVDLFSKGIDMSQILLRRLGQIKH from the coding sequence ATGAACAGACTGGATCAATTGGCAACCTTGTTGAGATTCCCCAGCATTTCCGCCCAGAAGGAACACGCCCAGGACGTGAGCGACTGCGCGGACTGGCTGGTGGACAAGCTGTCCGGCATGGGGCTGGAAGCCGCGGCCCACAAGACGCGCCTCCATCCCATTGTGATGGCCCGCAGCCCGCGGGAGGAAGGCAAGCCAACCGTGCTGATTTACGGCCATTATGACGTGCAGCCCGTGGACCCGGTTGAGCTGTGGGAGTCCGACCCGTTTGAACCGGAAGTGCGGGACGGGAAGATTTACGCCCGCGGCGCCACGGATAACAAGGGGCAGTTGTTCGCCCATATTCTGGGCGTGGAGGAATTGCTCCGCCAGAACGGCGGCCACCTTCCGGTGAACGTGATCTTCCTGCTGGAAGGGGAGGAGGAAGTGGGCAGCGGCAGTCTTTCCCAATTCATCAAGGACCACAGGGACGAACTGGCCTGCGACGTGATTGTGGTTTCCGATACCGGGATGGCCGCTCCGGACACACCGACGTTTTCCTATGGCCTGCGCGGCCTGGCCGGGGCGGAAATTATCGTGAAGGGCCCTTCCGCGGACCTTCATTCCGGCGTGTTCGGCGGCGCGGTAGCCAACCCCATTGCGGCCCTGGCGGAAATAATCACTTCCTTCCATGACGAGGACGGCCGCGTGGCCGTGAGAGGTTTTTACGATGGCGTGGAACCCATCGCCACGTGGGAGCGCAGCATGTGGGCCACCGTGCCCGGCATGAGCAATGAAGAGCTGGCGAAGCTGACGGGCGTGGAAACCGTGGTGACGGAATCGGGCTTCACCGGGGCGGAATGCATTTTCGCCCGTCCTACGCTGGAAATCAACGGCATCGGAGGCGGCTACCAGGGAGAGGGAAGCAAGACGATCATTCCCAGCCATGCCTTTGCCAAGATTTCCTGCCGCCTGGTTCCCGGCCAGCAGCCGGAAAAGATTGAAACGCTGCTGGAAGAACATGTGAAGAGCCATGTCCCCAGGGGCGTCACGGTGGAATTCAAGCGGGGCCACGGCGGAAACGCCTACGTGTGCGACCCGAATTCCGAGTTCGGCCTGGCTGCCCAGCAGGCGCTGGAAGAGGCCTTTGGCCGCAAGCCCGTGCTGGTGAGGGAGGGCGGCAGCATCCCGATCATTGAGGAAATGAAGCGCGTGCTGGGAGCGGACGCCCTGATGCTGGGCATGTGCCTGCCGGATGCGCGCATCCACTCCCCCAATGAAAACTTCCCGGTGGACCTGTTCTCCAAGGGAATCGACATGAGCCAGATTCTTCTGCGCCGCCTGGGGCAGATCAAGCATTGA
- a CDS encoding ABC transporter ATP-binding protein — protein MDQPAAAEIVNLHKTFKTGLGKPVVHAVRGIDMSIRQGEVYGLIGPNGSGKSTLMKALLGLVRPTEGSCAIFGKSSLSPDSKEEVGFLPENPYFYKFLTGAETVSFYGKLCGLSGKSLKEKVRELLDLVGLADAADRRLGGYSKGMLQRVGMAQALVQSPRLLVLDEPTAGVDPLGSRDIRNIIENLKARGLTVFLCSHLLEQVQEVCDRVGVIFKGLLIAEGSMNELTRDSDKQEILLEHASPELLEQLQELVREDGRAAWLEAGHPRNSLESVFLKSLLEWKEKHPNPEP, from the coding sequence ATGGACCAGCCTGCCGCCGCTGAAATCGTCAACCTGCACAAGACCTTCAAGACAGGTCTTGGCAAGCCCGTGGTGCATGCCGTGCGGGGGATAGACATGAGCATCCGGCAGGGAGAGGTATACGGCCTCATTGGTCCGAACGGCTCCGGCAAGTCCACCCTGATGAAGGCCCTGCTGGGGCTGGTGAGGCCCACGGAGGGGTCGTGCGCCATCTTCGGCAAATCCAGCCTGTCCCCGGACAGCAAGGAGGAGGTAGGCTTTCTGCCGGAAAACCCCTACTTCTACAAATTCCTGACAGGGGCGGAAACCGTCTCCTTTTACGGCAAGCTGTGCGGCCTGAGCGGCAAATCCCTGAAAGAGAAAGTCCGTGAACTGCTGGACCTGGTGGGGCTGGCCGACGCGGCGGACAGGCGGCTGGGCGGCTATTCCAAGGGAATGCTCCAGCGCGTCGGCATGGCGCAGGCTCTGGTTCAGTCTCCGCGCCTGCTGGTGCTGGACGAACCGACCGCCGGCGTAGACCCCCTCGGTTCCCGCGACATCCGGAACATTATTGAGAACCTGAAGGCGCGCGGCCTAACCGTTTTCCTGTGCTCCCACCTGCTGGAACAGGTTCAGGAGGTTTGCGACCGGGTGGGCGTCATCTTTAAAGGGCTGCTCATTGCGGAGGGTTCCATGAACGAGCTGACACGGGATTCCGACAAGCAGGAAATCCTGCTGGAGCATGCCTCCCCGGAGCTGCTGGAACAGTTGCAGGAGCTGGTGAGGGAAGACGGCCGCGCCGCATGGCTGGAAGCCGGACACCCGCGCAACTCATTGGAAAGCGTATTTTTAAAGAGCCTGTTGGAATGGAAGGAAAAGCACCCCAATCCGGAACCGTGA
- a CDS encoding 5-formyltetrahydrofolate cyclo-ligase: protein MEGKAPQSGTVSGPAASKREVRRMIRERIGGLDAAAREAMSRSICRHVAALVREKNFRRVAVFAARPGEVDLLPLLDMLPDREWYFPLVHEGRTLSFHRVCHHGEFVTGCWDIREPGPGCPELHAGEMDLIVLPGAAFTRDGKRLGYGGGFYDTLLAGPAAGVSLAGVCFPCQLLDDLPMEAHDRHVDMVITPDAE, encoded by the coding sequence ATGGAAGGAAAAGCACCCCAATCCGGAACCGTGAGCGGTCCGGCGGCTTCCAAGAGGGAAGTGCGCCGCATGATACGTGAAAGGATAGGCGGATTGGACGCCGCCGCCCGGGAAGCCATGTCCCGTTCCATCTGCCGCCATGTGGCGGCGCTGGTACGGGAAAAGAATTTCCGGCGCGTGGCTGTTTTTGCCGCCAGGCCGGGGGAAGTGGATTTGCTGCCCCTGCTGGACATGCTGCCGGACCGGGAATGGTACTTCCCGCTGGTGCATGAGGGAAGGACGCTGAGCTTCCACCGCGTATGCCACCACGGGGAGTTTGTGACGGGCTGCTGGGACATTCGCGAACCCGGCCCGGGTTGCCCGGAACTGCATGCGGGAGAAATGGATTTGATTGTTCTGCCGGGAGCCGCGTTTACGCGGGACGGCAAGCGGCTGGGGTACGGCGGTGGATTTTATGATACGCTGCTGGCGGGACCGGCTGCGGGAGTTTCCCTGGCGGGAGTCTGCTTCCCCTGCCAGCTTCTGGACGACCTGCCCATGGAAGCCCATGACAGGCATGTGGACATGGTGATTACGCCGGACGCGGAGTGA
- a CDS encoding GTPase family protein, whose protein sequence is MLTGGKNVIPHAVRDVADAAAAFSARIGPDRHFDSQENVEEALAECCSPQNVTVIGMTGSGKSSTLDALAGERFCSRVSSEATLVRWQYRPHPAPHTHEWVLDLFYPSDALLNLEFWDTIGLEQEDAPRKLKHIVPKSDAILVVISARDGNQPPLWDYLRTLEERLHSRMVLVITHAELLSFDQLQSLKEELRSTSRERLGVQLPLYPVTTAGEQAGEGVEALRTCVQEVLKRSPLTDKRVERLLLATDRLLEEQGKVLNELHRLSKMDSGFLTSIDREIDRIQLQMEDEMPARLKAYAQYVQDCVPRLGKKSARQMGRFLSIRRTMILHKLPPVIDEWFYELVKSGIEERHAYYNKEFLNICQTHWNHVRPRVKEQWDCDIGDFPAARLQADLEVYKERLGRSIYMPLKDFGIKPCLSKLFLDQEDVMRTEIKLMLILVILGALLGCFGEHAAGFACVAAALAVWVGGNLGLAWMQFRLSRQIVAAAAEMHIAVECGLRTPLYEAMVSGLSDYRKLYADIRGQVAGGVEHLQPLLNARYDLFYKLTVQKHRFRI, encoded by the coding sequence ATGCTGACAGGAGGAAAAAACGTGATTCCGCATGCGGTGCGGGACGTAGCGGATGCCGCCGCGGCATTTTCCGCCCGCATTGGCCCGGACCGTCATTTTGACTCCCAGGAAAACGTGGAGGAAGCCCTGGCGGAATGCTGCTCTCCGCAGAACGTCACCGTGATCGGCATGACGGGTTCCGGCAAGTCTTCCACGCTGGACGCCCTGGCCGGAGAACGGTTCTGTTCCCGCGTTTCCAGCGAAGCCACACTGGTCCGCTGGCAGTACAGGCCCCACCCCGCTCCCCACACCCATGAATGGGTGCTGGACCTTTTTTACCCGTCGGACGCCCTGCTGAACCTTGAGTTCTGGGACACCATCGGCCTGGAACAGGAGGACGCCCCCCGGAAGCTGAAACACATCGTCCCCAAATCGGACGCCATTCTTGTGGTCATTTCCGCCAGGGACGGCAACCAGCCCCCTTTATGGGACTACCTCCGGACGCTGGAGGAACGGCTCCATTCCCGCATGGTGCTCGTCATCACCCACGCGGAGCTGCTATCCTTTGACCAGCTCCAGTCCCTGAAAGAGGAATTGCGCTCCACCTCCCGCGAACGCCTGGGCGTGCAACTTCCCCTGTACCCCGTCACGACCGCCGGGGAGCAGGCTGGGGAAGGCGTGGAAGCGCTGAGAACATGCGTGCAGGAGGTGCTGAAACGCAGCCCGCTGACGGACAAGCGCGTGGAACGCCTGCTGCTGGCTACGGACCGCCTGCTGGAAGAACAGGGAAAGGTGCTCAATGAACTGCACCGCCTTTCCAAGATGGATTCCGGCTTCCTGACCTCCATTGACCGGGAGATAGACCGCATCCAGCTCCAGATGGAGGATGAAATGCCCGCACGGCTCAAGGCGTACGCCCAGTACGTACAGGACTGCGTGCCGCGGCTGGGGAAAAAATCGGCCCGGCAGATGGGGCGCTTCCTTTCCATCCGGCGCACGATGATCCTGCACAAGCTTCCTCCCGTCATTGACGAATGGTTTTATGAGCTGGTCAAGTCCGGCATTGAGGAACGGCACGCGTATTACAACAAGGAATTCCTGAACATCTGCCAGACGCACTGGAACCATGTGCGCCCCCGCGTGAAGGAACAGTGGGACTGCGACATAGGCGATTTTCCCGCCGCGCGGCTCCAGGCGGACCTGGAGGTGTACAAGGAGCGCCTGGGCCGTTCCATTTACATGCCCCTGAAGGATTTCGGCATCAAGCCGTGCCTCAGCAAGCTGTTTCTGGACCAGGAGGACGTGATGAGAACGGAAATCAAGCTGATGCTCATCCTGGTGATTCTGGGAGCCCTGCTGGGGTGCTTCGGAGAACATGCGGCGGGGTTTGCCTGCGTAGCCGCGGCCCTGGCCGTCTGGGTGGGCGGCAACCTGGGGCTGGCCTGGATGCAGTTCCGGCTGTCGCGCCAGATTGTAGCCGCGGCGGCGGAAATGCACATTGCCGTAGAATGCGGCCTGCGGACGCCCCTGTATGAAGCCATGGTCAGCGGCCTTTCCGATTACCGCAAACTGTACGCGGACATCCGCGGCCAGGTGGCCGGCGGCGTGGAACATCTCCAGCCCCTGCTGAATGCCCGCTACGACCTGTTCTATAAACTGACCGTGCAGAAACACCGGTTCCGCATCTAG
- a CDS encoding YggS family pyridoxal phosphate-dependent enzyme, with protein MSIQQNLEHILSRIRSAELRAGRPAGSARLVAVSKTFPVDDVKACYDAGQRIFGENRVQEALGKIPALPPDTEWHLIGPLQRNKVRKALEHFTLIHAVDSLRLAQFMDAVAQETGKRPRILLEVNVGDEDSKFGFSPETLEREWPELAALDHLEIAGLMCIPPPVENPDEARPYFRRLRELKETLSGKGGAPLRELSMGMSHDFETAVEEGATLVRVGTAIFGGRSYAPAP; from the coding sequence ATGAGCATCCAACAGAATCTGGAACACATTCTCTCCCGCATCCGCTCCGCGGAACTCCGTGCCGGGCGTCCGGCGGGGTCCGCCCGCCTCGTCGCCGTCAGCAAAACCTTTCCTGTGGATGACGTGAAGGCGTGCTACGATGCGGGCCAGCGCATTTTCGGAGAAAACAGGGTTCAGGAGGCCCTGGGAAAAATCCCCGCTCTTCCTCCGGATACGGAATGGCACCTCATCGGCCCCCTGCAGCGCAACAAGGTGCGCAAGGCCCTGGAACATTTCACGCTGATCCACGCCGTGGACTCCCTGCGCCTGGCGCAGTTCATGGACGCCGTAGCGCAGGAGACGGGCAAACGCCCCCGCATCCTGCTGGAAGTGAACGTAGGGGATGAAGACAGCAAATTCGGCTTTTCCCCGGAGACTCTGGAACGGGAATGGCCGGAGCTGGCCGCGCTGGACCACCTTGAAATAGCCGGCCTCATGTGCATCCCTCCCCCGGTGGAAAATCCGGACGAAGCGCGCCCTTATTTCCGCCGCCTCCGGGAGCTGAAGGAAACCCTGTCCGGCAAGGGGGGAGCCCCGCTGAGGGAGCTTTCCATGGGCATGAGCCATGACTTTGAAACGGCTGTGGAGGAGGGCGCCACCCTCGTCCGCGTGGGCACCGCCATTTTCGGCGGCCGCTCCTACGCTCCGGCCCCGTGA
- a CDS encoding YqgE/AlgH family protein produces MMEHEDISNENLAGHLLVSAPYLDGGGFYHSVIFLSRVEEEFVIGHILNHPAGMNVGEVARHTDIPESLYPVPIFKGGPVERNQLIFAAFVRTEDKLRVQFHLQEEQALEYIEDPHAILRAYVGHSAWTPSQLRRELNDRAWYVSPTVPDICLEPDSSKVWAMAMRRLSPLHHIMSHAPAQPSLN; encoded by the coding sequence ATGATGGAACATGAAGATATCAGCAATGAAAACCTGGCGGGCCACCTTCTGGTTTCCGCCCCCTATCTGGACGGCGGCGGCTTTTACCACTCCGTGATTTTTCTGAGCCGGGTGGAGGAGGAATTCGTCATAGGCCACATCCTGAACCATCCGGCCGGCATGAACGTGGGAGAAGTGGCGCGCCATACGGACATTCCGGAATCCCTTTACCCCGTTCCCATCTTCAAGGGAGGCCCCGTGGAGCGCAACCAGCTCATTTTCGCCGCCTTCGTCCGTACGGAGGACAAATTGCGCGTCCAGTTCCATCTACAGGAGGAACAGGCCCTGGAATACATTGAGGATCCCCACGCCATCCTGCGCGCCTACGTGGGCCACAGCGCCTGGACGCCCTCCCAGTTGCGCCGGGAGCTGAACGACCGCGCCTGGTACGTCTCCCCCACCGTGCCGGACATCTGCCTGGAGCCGGACTCCTCCAAGGTATGGGCCATGGCCATGCGGCGCCTCTCCCCCCTGCACCACATCATGAGCCACGCGCCCGCACAGCCTTCCCTGAATTGA